One Malania oleifera isolate guangnan ecotype guangnan chromosome 10, ASM2987363v1, whole genome shotgun sequence genomic region harbors:
- the LOC131166421 gene encoding cytochrome P450 78A6 produces MRTQIDSLCLFALASKCQPFSPQNLLWYALILLLGWAAMTLLYWAQPGGPAWGKYSNRRCSSSAAKLIPGPKGFPLLGSINLMLHLPHHRIAAAAHSFGAKRLMAFSLGETRALVTCNPDVAREILTGTAFCNRPPKDSAHSLMFTRAIGFAPSGVYWRTLRRISAAHLFSPKQIRATEPRRSEIAAEMAALFEGRTGGYPVREVLKRASLNHMVYSVFGRRYGVDSFEEEAEELRRLVGEGYEVLGMLNWADHLPWLADLDLQKIRFRCSKLVPRVNRFVSRIIDEHRGQNREINRDFVDVLLSLQGDDQVSDRDMVAVLWEMIFRGTDTVAVLMEWILARLVLHPEVQASVHDELDRVVGTSRAVIESDMAAMPYLRAVVKEVLRLHPPGPLLSWARLATTDTVVDGHHVPAGTTAMVNMWAIARDPEVWADPLAFKPDRFVTREGEVEFSVLGSDLRLAPFGSGRRTCPGKTLGLSTVTFWVASLLHEYEFEPSDQNGVDLSEVLKLSCEMAHPLTVKVSRRRGYTSPLNNA; encoded by the exons ATGAGAACTCAAATAGACAGTCTCTGCCTCTTCGCTCTAGCTTCTAAATGCCAACCCTTCTCTCCACAAAACCTCCTCTGGTATGCCCTCATCCTCCTCCTCGGCTGGGCAGCCATGACCCTCCTCTACTGGGCCCAACCCGGCGGCCCAGCTTGGGGCAAGTACAGCAACCGGCGCTGCTCCTCCTCCGCCGCAAAGCTCATCCCGGGCCCTAAAGGATTCCCCCTCCTCGGCAGCATCAACCTCATGCTCCACCTGCCGCACCACCGCATCGCTGCCGCCGCTCACAGCTTCGGAGCCAAGCGACTCATGGCCTTCAGCCTGGGAGAGACCCGCGCGCTCGTCACCTGCAATCCTGACGTCGCCCGAGAAATCCTCACGGGCACAGCTTTCTGCAACCGTCCGCCGAAGGACTCGGCACACAGCTTGATGTTCACCAGAGCCATCGGCTTCGCTCCCTCTGGAGTTTACTGGCGCACCCTTCGGAGAATCTCGGCCGCTCATCTCTTCAGCCCTAAACAGATAAGGGCGACGGAGCCCCGGCGGTCGGAAATCGCCGCAGAAATGGCGGCACTGTTTGAAGGGCGCACCGGAGGGTACCCTGTTCGAGAAGTACTGAAGCGAGCCTCCCTGAACCACATGGTGTATTCCGTGTTCGGACGGAGGTACGGGGTGGATTCGTTTGAGGAGGAAGCAGAGGAACTGAGGAGGCTGGTGGGGGAAGGGTACGAGGTGCTGGGGATGCTCAACTGGGCCGACCACTTGCCTTGGTTGGCGGATTTGGATCTCCAGAAGATCCGGTTCAGATGTTCCAAACTCGTCCCCAGAGTGAACCGCTTTGTGAGCCGAATTATCGACGAACACCGGGGCCAGAACCGCGAAATAAACCGGGATTTCGTAGACGTGTTGCTGTCTCTCCAGGGAGATGATCAAGTGTCCGACCGTGATATGGTTGCTGTTCTTTGG GAAATGATATTTAGAGGAACAGATACCGTGGCAGTGTTGATGGAGTGGATTCTAGCCAGGTTGGTGCTTCACCCTGAGGTACAGGCGAGTGTCCACGATGAGCTAGATCGGGTCGTCGGAACTTCACGCGCCGTCATCGAGTCCGACATGGCGGCGATGCCGTACCTTCGGGCCGTGGTGAAGGAGGTTCTGAGGCTACACCCGCCGGGCCCACTTCTTTCCTGGGCCCGCCTCGCAACTACGGATACCGTTGTTGATGGCCATCACGTTCCTGCGGGGACCACGGCCATGGTAAACATGTGGGCCATAGCGCGCGACCCGGAAGTGTGGGCTGACCCGCTCGCATTTAAGCCCGATAGGTTCGTGACGAGGGAGGGTGAGGTTGAGTTCTCGGTTCTGGGGTCTGACTTAAGATTGGCACCGTTCGGGTCGGGCAGACGGACGTGCCCCGGTAAGACCCTGGGCCTCTCCACGGTCACCTTTTGGGTGGCGTCCCTCTTGCACGAATATGAATTTGAGCCGTCGGATCAAAACGGAGTCGACCTATCCGAGGTTCTAAAATTGTCCTGTGAGATGGCCCATCCGCTCACTGTTAAAGTGAGCCGCAGGCGTGGATACACCTCTCCTCTCAACAATGCATGA